In Anopheles gambiae chromosome 2, idAnoGambNW_F1_1, whole genome shotgun sequence, a single window of DNA contains:
- the LOC1274799 gene encoding PRA1 family protein 3 isoform X2: MISFCQIILNDQLTQKLCRWAFLGPYNNNKRKKKCGSWCRVANADTALHLRVPPPKMTTTQGSGSLENLHLAPLRSLSDFLLESARFQLPNFQDWEKWGKRVVNNLLYYQTNYFLMSAAVFLLVGLIHPMKVLLGLTVIVALVYVFVRFFAQDARRSVGADPNQQPKKWAVLAGTVAGSYLVLYLFDSVLIVAFAILLPFSLTFVHASLRLRNIKNKITNAVEIVGVKQSPMGQFLEAMGLMPTAF; encoded by the exons ATGATATCATTCTGTCAAATTATTCTAAACGACCAACTCACGCAAAAATTGTGCAGGTGGGCTTTTCTCGGTCCGtacaacaataataaacgcaagAAGAAGTGCGGATCG TGGTGTCGAGTGGCGAACGCGGATACTGCACTGCACTTACGTGTACCACCTCCCAAGATGACTACCACGCAGGGATCGGGCTCGCTGGAAAATCTGCATCTGGCACCGCTTCGTTCGCTGAGCGACTTCCTGCTGGAGTCGGCCCGCTTTCAGCTGCCCAACTTCCAGGACTGGGAAAAGTGGGGCAAGCGGGTGGTGAACAATTTGCTCTACTACCAAACCAACTACTTTCTGATGAGTGCGGCCGTCTTTCTGCTCGTTGGCCTGATCCATCCGATGAAGGTGCTGCTCGGGCTCACCGTCATTGTGGCGCTCGTGTACGTGTTTGTACGATTCTTCGCCCAGGACGCACGCCGCTCCGTCGGGGCCGACCCGAACCAGCAGCCGAAAAAGTGGGCTGTGCTGGCGGGCACTGTGGCCGGCAGCTATCTGGTACTGTACCTGTTTGATTCCGTACTCATTGTAGCATTTGCCATATTGCTGCCTTTCTCGC TAACCTTCGTGCATGCATCGTTGCGGCTGAGAAATATTAAGAACAAAATCACCAATGCAGTCGAAATTGTCGGCGTGAAGCAATCTCCGATGGGACAATTTCTCGAAGCAATGGGTTTGATGCCAACGGCATTCTAA
- the LOC1274798 gene encoding uncharacterized protein LOC1274798, whose protein sequence is MRKYQQLALVLLSVTCVVILLVYKSENNRLKYVLEVVNIFGRNDAASLIRIDNSTRLHSSPYDFDSPLPAWQRLGDGFYVYSSFWQKNELSAGGTVISIAVGLEHAAVNFKCQIQHGTGDVATGKLHFVRLDHPTGSIKAPNNEVFVVYKLLCKVARDFGQPTEVIYTDTAQSIKRYVPLRVLESRSVQQKMTMTACVDMTDYLELEEEFRMPSAVLQYFLHHQIVGVEDFIVYNSNALNGATASLLYSHGIKINLLPYNFPFDLADRHQNRLLIEMDCLMRNYNAAKLTYIGAINEYLYPSSRLRVNNQFLKYAWKVSSDVSRFSIASRSVCIDKRKKIFSDNLLYDVDVAMTNPTERPFQVYKPQDYNRTAGTPDFVKTLDVDRSLLFVHRYGGKCSSKTNLHDWTVSLQPDFLQYVTDVGRELNKLIFR, encoded by the coding sequence ATGCGTAAGTACCAGCAGCTggcgctggtgctgctgtcggTAACCTGCGTCGTGATACTGCTGGTGTACAAAAGCGAAAACAACCGGCTCAAGTACGTGCTCGAGGTGGTCAACATATTCGGGCGGAACGATGCGGCCAGCCTGATACGCATCGATAACAGCACCCGGTTGCACAGCTCTCCGTACGATTTCGACAGTCCGCTGCCGGCCTGGCAGCGGCTCGGCGATGGCTTTTACGTGTACTCGTCGTTCTGGCAGAAGAACGAGCTCTCCGCCGGCGGCACGGTCATCAGCATAGCGGTCGGGCTCGAGCATGCAGCGGTCAATTTCAAATGCCAAATACAGCACGGCACGGGGGATGTTGCGACCGGCAAGCTGCATTTTGTGCGGCTCGACCACCCTACCGGCTCGATCAAGGCGCCCAACAATGAGGTGTTCGTCGTGTACAAGCTGCTCTGCAAGGTGGCTCGAGATTTCGGCCAGCCGACCGAGGTCATATACACCGACACGGCGCAATCGATCAAGCGGTACGTTCCGCTGCGGGTGCTGGAGAGCCGGTCGGTGCAGCAAAAGATGACCATGACGGCCTGCGTCGACATGACCGACTATCTCGAGCTGGAGGAAGAGTTTCGCATGCCCTCCGCTGTGCTGCAGTACTTCCTGCACCACCAAATAGTAGGCGTGGAAGACTTTATTGTGTACAACAGCAATGCGCTGAACGGTGCGACCGCTTCGCTGCTGTACAGCCACGGCATCAAAATCAATCTGCTGCCGTACAACTTCCCGTTCGATTTGGCCGACAGGCACCAGAACCGGCTGCTCATCGAAATGGACTGCCTGATGCGCAACTACAATGCGGCCAAGCTGACGTACATCGGTGCGATCAACGAGTATCTCTATCCCAGCTCCCGGCTGCGCGTCAACAACCAGTTTCTGAAGTACGCCTGGAAAGTGTCCAGCGACGTGTCGCGCTTTTCCATCGCCAGCCGGTCGGTGTGCATTGACAAGCggaagaaaatattttccgACAACCTGCTGTACGACGTGGATGTCGCTATGACCAACCCAACCGAACGGCCGTTTCAAGTGTACAAGCCGCAAGACTACAACCGTACGGCTGGCACGCCGGATTTCGTGAAAACGCTCGACGTAGACCGATCCCTGCTCTTTGTCCATCGGTACGGAGGGAAATGTAGCAGCAAAACGAACCTGCACGACTGGACTGTCAGTCTGCAGCCGGACTTTCTGCAATACGTGACGGATGTGGGTCGCGAGCTGAACAAACTAATCTTCCGATAA
- the LOC1274796 gene encoding small ribosomal subunit protein uS17m: MASRVAMLLGQVVPCVKVNASKIRVRRMELDTNLNMYFKKDEFYFAHDPDKRCKTGDIVLIKELPERLTRLISHTVEEIVYPLGDITDPITGKKVVVGKYREDIEEANRLFGKSKDAFDYANAPPRGRLEGTRDFTHGETYIKYHEDGKDQPFAV, translated from the exons ATGGCTAGCCGTGTAGCAATGCTGTTGGGGCAAGTAGTCCCATGTGTTAAGGTGAACGCATCCAAAATACGAGTGCGACGAATGGAGCTGGACACGAATCTGAACATG TACTTCAAAAAGGATGAGTTTTACTTTGCCCACGATCCGGACAAGCGGTGCAAAACGGGCGACATCGTGCTGATCAAGGAGCTGCCCGAAAGGCTTACACGGCTCATTTCGCACACCGTGGAAGAGATCGTGTACCCGCTGGGCGACATTACCGACCCGATCACGGGCAAGAAGGTGGTCGTGGGCAAATACCGCGAGGATATTGAGGAAGCGAATCGGTTGTTCGGCAAATCGAAGGATGCGTTTGACTACGCCAACGCACCGCCGCGTGGTCGGCTGGAGGGTACGCGCGATTTTACGCACGGAGAAACGTACATCAAGTACCACGAGGACGGCAAAGATCAACCATTTGCAGTGTAA
- the LOC1274800 gene encoding NSFL1 cofactor p47: MSSNNEQVKQFAQITGATEERAKFFVDAANGELQVALSNFYEGENEDADISDEENPPAEPASIQFARAEKAKAKKAPKPQSNIATLHTLHSSSSEDEEEQGQAFYAGGSERSGQQVLGPPRKNPIKDYVSEIFRSAQQGNLETFDPSEESGGSSWSLYAGTGYRLGQTEDDHQEVTPRGARTAASSSSQNLEVVTLTLWRQGFVINDGELRLYEDPANREFFESITRGEIPEELRSKGQTMFRVDLKDNRHEEYVKRSKPFKAFGGSGQTLGSPVPPMATASSSSSSGGTSSSAKASGSNEENEKRAAEELALDSAQPTTMLQIRLIDGSRLSARFNQAHTVEHVRRYIVNARPQYGAQNFALMTTFPSKELSDGAQTLKDAGLLNAAILQRLN, translated from the exons ATGTCCAGCAACAACGAGCAGGTCAAACAATTCGCACAGATTACCGGTGCTACGGAGGAACGAGCGAAGTTTTTCGTCGATGCCGCCAACGGAGAATTGCAG GTTGCGCTGAGCAACTTTTACGAGGGCGAGAACGAGGATGCTGACATTTCCGACGAAGAAAATCCGCCGGCGGAGCCTGCGTCGATTCAATTCGCTCGTGCAGAAAAGGCGAAGGCAAAGAAAGCACCAAAGCCACAGTCAAA CATTGCAACTCTTCATACACTACATTCGTCCTCGtcggaagatgaagaagaacagGGCCAGGCATTCTATGCCGGTGGCTCAGAACGTTCCGGTCAGCAGGTGCTAGGACCGCCGCGAAAGAATCCGATCAAGGATTACGTGTCGGAAATCTTTCGTTCCGCGCAGCAAGGTAATCTGGAAACGTTTGACCCTTCCGAGGAAAGCGGCGGCTCCAGTTGGTCGCTGTATGCCGGCACTGGCTACCGTCTCGGCCAAACGGAAGACGATCATCAGGAAGTGACACCACGCGGGGCACGAACGGCCGCATCGTCCAGCTCGCAGAATCTGGAAGTCGTAACGCTGACGTTGTGGCGTCAGGGATTCGTCATCAACGATGGGGAGTTGCGCTTGTACGAGGATCCGGCCAACCGCGAGTTTTTCGAATCCATCACCCGGGGCGAAATACCAGAGGAGCTACGATCGAAGGGACAGACAATGTTCCGCGTCGATCTGAAGGACAACCGTCACGAGGAGTACGTGAAGCGTAGCAAGCCGTTCAAAGCGTTCGGTGGTTCCGGCCAAACGCTCGGTAGCCCTGTTCCACCGATGGCaacggccagcagcagcagcagcagtggcggcACTAGCAGTAGCGCCAAGGCAAGCGGAAGcaatgaagaaaatgaaaagcgTGCCGCGGAAGAGCTTGCCCTAGACAGTGCTCAACCTACCACGATGCTGCAAATACGACTGATCGATGGAAGCCGCCTGTCGGCCCGGTTCAACCAAGCGCACACCGTAGAACACGTGCGCCGCTACATCGTCAACGCTAGGCCGCAGTATGGCGCGCAGAACTTTGCGCTCATGACAACCTTCCCGAGCAAGGAGCTGAGCGATGGCGCGCAAACGCTGAAGGATGCGGGACTGCTGAATGCGGCAATATTGCAGCGTCTGAATTAG
- the LOC1274793 gene encoding SAGA-associated factor 29 produces MPLTAEQAMLQVQERLKSLKTLVCEIETERKRNETNINNVMRLTKMSSEDKSPALNHKLKTLYKVGLQDAIQEEALIRQALAKIQDIRNIRNERRIQARNAGNKETIRRGALMKMLQISAQTLPLFVSKPGEKIPHLCGSIPADSSYIAKPGDMVAALVKSEEGEENWILAEVVQYVSSTSKYEVDDIDEEQKDRHVLSRRRIVPLPLMRANPETDGQALFPKGTTVMALYPQTTCFYKAIINQLPQTANEEYEVLFEDPTYPDGYSPPLFVAQRYVIAIKQNKKTTS; encoded by the exons ATGCCTTTAACGGCGGAACAAGCAATGTTGCAAGTGCAG GAAAggctcaaatcactcaaaacaCTGGTCTGCGAAATAGAAACGGAGCGCAAACGTAACGAAACCAACATCAACAACGTGATGCGCTTAACCAAGATGTCGAGCGAGGACAAATCACCGGCCCTGAATCACAAGCTCAAAACGCTGTACAAAGTAGGCCTACAGGATGCGATACAGGAGGAAGCACTGATACGGCAGGCGCTGGCAAAGATTCAGGACATCAGAAACATACGCAACGAACGCCGCATCCAGGCCCGCAATGCCGGCAACAAGGAGACCATTCGCCGCGGTGCTTTAATGAAGATGCTGCAGATCTCCGCCCAAACATTGCCGCTGTTCGTCAGCAAGCCGGGCGAAAAGATACCTCACCTGTGCGGATCGATCCCGGCGGACAGTAGCTACATTGCCAAGCCGGGCGACATGGTAGCGGCGCTGGTGAAGAGCGAGGAGGGCGAAGAGAACTGGATATTGGCCGAGGTGGTGCAGTACGTGTCCTCCACCAGCAAGTACGAGGTGGACGACATCGACGAGGAGCAGAAAGATCGCCACGTGCTGAGTCGTCGCCGGATCGTGCCACTGCCGCTGATGCGAGCCAACCCGGAGACCGATGGACAGGCGCTGTTCCCCAAGGGTACCACCGTCATGGCGCTCTACCCGCAGACGACCTGCTTCTACAAAGCCATCATTAATCAGCTGCCCCAGACGGCAAACGAGGAGTATGAGGTGCTGTTCGAGGATCCAACATACCCGGACGGGTACTCGCCGCCTCTGTTTGTCGCGCAGCGGTACGTGATTGCGATCAAGCAGAACAAGAAAACCACCTCTTGA
- the LOC1274799 gene encoding PRA1 family protein 3 isoform X1, whose protein sequence is MTTTQGSGSLENLHLAPLRSLSDFLLESARFQLPNFQDWEKWGKRVVNNLLYYQTNYFLMSAAVFLLVGLIHPMKVLLGLTVIVALVYVFVRFFAQDARRSVGADPNQQPKKWAVLAGTVAGSYLVLYLFDSVLIVAFAILLPFSLTFVHASLRLRNIKNKITNAVEIVGVKQSPMGQFLEAMGLMPTAF, encoded by the exons ATGACTACCACGCAGGGATCGGGCTCGCTGGAAAATCTGCATCTGGCACCGCTTCGTTCGCTGAGCGACTTCCTGCTGGAGTCGGCCCGCTTTCAGCTGCCCAACTTCCAGGACTGGGAAAAGTGGGGCAAGCGGGTGGTGAACAATTTGCTCTACTACCAAACCAACTACTTTCTGATGAGTGCGGCCGTCTTTCTGCTCGTTGGCCTGATCCATCCGATGAAGGTGCTGCTCGGGCTCACCGTCATTGTGGCGCTCGTGTACGTGTTTGTACGATTCTTCGCCCAGGACGCACGCCGCTCCGTCGGGGCCGACCCGAACCAGCAGCCGAAAAAGTGGGCTGTGCTGGCGGGCACTGTGGCCGGCAGCTATCTGGTACTGTACCTGTTTGATTCCGTACTCATTGTAGCATTTGCCATATTGCTGCCTTTCTCGC TAACCTTCGTGCATGCATCGTTGCGGCTGAGAAATATTAAGAACAAAATCACCAATGCAGTCGAAATTGTCGGCGTGAAGCAATCTCCGATGGGACAATTTCTCGAAGCAATGGGTTTGATGCCAACGGCATTCTAA
- the LOC1274797 gene encoding RNA polymerase II subunit A C-terminal domain phosphatase yields MADANQNIICAPDDCAIKISKWKVREGFPVTSGSIILFYEQLDGSDKEVKRLKATKSGVVKRRLAREGATVAKGKPVLELGQCSHTTVIKDMCADCGADLRQDEPSSSSSKASVPMIHSVPELKVTETLAKKLGQADTERLLSDRKLVLLVDLDQTLIHTTNDNVPNNLKDVYHFQLYGPNSPWYHTRLRPGALEFLAKMHPYYELHICTFGARNYAHMIAQFLDKDGNFFSHRILSRDECFNATSKTDNLKALFPCGDSMVCIIDDREDVWNMASNLIQVKPYHFFRHTGDINAPPGMSKNELDGKGVDFKELMSQSQKGKKSKEADDEGRPPTPKLQASTGGGKQQPCEKSMPEHVLDDNAEEEDESTAAVEKSNPEDTSDKGEATATKDEKEAVEDAVPTSTDNSCTVEDGKEKEIESRENEATAKQESDAGKETREGEAENEEQPQEHQTPDMKVKAETEAETDATAETEATAKPEAKAETETETEAKAEPEENADVAEQVDKITTESDGKSKAAAKEENSSARNTKQEKELIELEDPDDYLLYLEHILLKIHETFYEEYDKSKTISDLKQLIPQVKARVLVGAKLCFSGLIPNNVKLEQSKAYLIARSLGAAVTQNLEPTTTHLVAVTIGTSKVNNARKNPKIKIVTPEWLWSCAERWEHVEELLYPLKASNPAKMRQPPPHCHSPEHAVNYGAVVKSREEPKFMDTVNPLLSFSNDDLDAMNNDFDDFFESDDSSSDDEPVDIENPPMEKALRKRKRVEEIETNRGRHNIFRKRVEEEQEKEENRRILKYDNPENNDENSQTNASSEDEDESPSAKFRRGENLPSDLDMGSNSEGSDEPIDDVDDGDWNMMGAALEREFLGLDD; encoded by the exons ATGGCCGATGCAAATCAAAACATCATTTGCGCTCCGGACGATTGTGCGATAAAAATTAGCAAATGGAAAGTGCGTGAAGGTTTTCCAGTGACCAGCGGCAGCATTATACTGTTCTACGAGCAGCTGGATGGAAGCGATAAGGAAGTGAAGCGCTTGAAGGCCACAAAAAGTGGCGTCGTAAAGAGGCGCCTAGCACGAGAAGGCGCAACTGTGGCGAAAGG CAAGCCGGTACTCGAGCTTGGACAATGCAGCCACACGACGGTGATCAAGGACATGTGCGCCGACTGTGGGGCCGATTTGCGCCAGGATgagcccagcagcagcagctccaagGCCTCCGTGCCGATGATACATTCGGTGCCGGAGCTGAAGGTGACGGAAACGCTGGCCAAAAAGCTCGGCCAAGCCGACACCGAGAGGCTGCTGAGTGACAGGAAGTTGGTGCTACTGGTGGATCTCGATCAGACGCTCATTCACACCACGAACGATAATGTGCCAAACAACCTGAAG GACGTTTATCACTTTCAACTGTACGGCCCCAACTCGCCCTGGTATCACACGCGGCTGCGGCCGGGTGCGTTGGAGTTTTTGGCCAAAATGCATCCATACTACGAGCTGCACATATGTACCTTCGGAGCACGCAACTACGCGCACATGATCGCACAATTCCTCGACAAGGACGGTAACTTTTTCTCCCATCGCATCCTCTCGCGCGACGAGTGTTTCAACGCGACCAGCAAGACGGATAACCTGAAGGCGCTGTTCCCGTGCGGTGACTCGATGGTGTGCATCATCGACGACCGCGAGGACGTGTGGAACATGGCGTCGAACTTGATACAGGTGAAGCCGTACCATTTCTTTCGCCACACGGGCGACATAAACGCCCCACCCGGCATGTCCAAAAACGAGCTGGATGGGAAGGGTGTGGACTTTAAGGAGCTGATGAGCCAGTCGCAGAAGGGGAAGAAATCGAAAGAGGCAGACGATGAAGGACGCCCGCCGACGCCCAAACTACAAGCGTCGACAGGTGGTGGAAAGCAGCAACCGTGCGAGAAAAGCATGCCCGAGCACGTGCTGGACGATAACgcagaggaggaggacgagtcGACGGCGGCGGTAGAGAAATCGAATCCGGAGGATACTAGCGACAAAGGGGAAGCAACAGCTACTAAAGACGAAAAAGAGGCGGTGGAAGATGCAGTTCCGACCAGTACGGACAATTCCTGTACTGTAGAGgatgggaaagaaaaagaaattgaGTCAAGAGAGAACGAGGCCACCGCAAAGCAGGAAAGTGATGCTGGAAAAGAGACGAGAGAAGGGGAAGCCGAAAATGAGGAGCAACCACAAGAACACCAGACACCAGATATGAAAGTAAAAGCGGAAACCGAAGCAGAAACAGACGCAACAGcagaaacagaagcaacagcaaaaccgGAGGCAAAAGCAGAAACCGAAACAGAAACAGAGGCAAAAGCTGAACCAGAAGAGAACGCAGACGTAGCTGAGCAGGTAGACAAAATCACAACCGAAAGCGATGGAAAATCGAAAGCTGCTGCCAAAGAGGAGAACAGTTCGGCCAGAAATACGAAACAAGAAAAGGAACTGATCGAGCTGGAAGATCCGGACGATTATTTACTCTACCTCGAGCACATTCTGCTGAAAATTCACGAAACATTCTACGAAGAGTACGACAAGTCGAAGACCATTTCCGATCTGAAGCAGCTTATACCGCAGGTGAAGGCGCGCGTTCTCGTCGGGGCGAAGCTCTGCTTCTCCGGTCTAATACCGAACAATGTGAAGCTGGAGCAGAGCAAAGCGTACCTGATCGCACGCAGTCTCGGTGCGGCGGTCACCCAAAACCTGGAACCAACGACGACGCATCTGGTGGCGGTTACGATCGGTACCTCCAAGGTGAACAATGCTCGCAAAAATCCCAAAATTAAAATCGTCACCCCCGAGTGGCTGTGGTCGTGTGCGGAACGGTGGGAACACGTGGAGGAGCTGCTGTATCCGCTGAAAGCGTCGAATCCGGCCAAAATGCGACAGCCACCACCACACTGTCACAGTCCAG AGCATGCGGTTAATTACGGTGCTGTGGTCAAGTCGCGGGAAGAGCCCAAGTTCATGGACACGGTCAATCCACTGCTGAGCTTTTCGAACGACGATCTCGATGCGATGAACAACGATTTCGACGACTTTTTCGAGTCGGACGATAGCAGCAGCGACGACGAGCCAGTCGACATAGAAAACCCTCCGATGGAGAAGGCACTGCGGAAGCGGAAGCGGGTCGAAGAGATTGAAACCAACCGGGGGCGTCACAACATCTTCCGGAAGCGGGTGGAGGAGGAACAGGAAAAGGAGGAGAACAGACGCATCCTGAAGTACGACAATCCAGAGAACAATGACGAAAACAGTCAAACCAACGCGTCGTCTGAGGATGAGGACGAGAGCCCTAGCGCAAAGTTCCGGCGGGGTGAGAATCTACCATCCGACCTGGACATGGGATCGAACAGCGAGGGAAGCGACGAGCCGATCGACGACGTGGACGACGGAGACTGGAATATGATGGGAGCTGCACTGGAGCGGGAATTTCTGGGGCTAGACGATTAG
- the LOC4576191 gene encoding nucleoside diphosphate kinase 6 encodes MITLAIVKPHCLKNPIAYQTIQQMLIESGLKVVARKRINLSRDEAEKFYAEHRNKFFFRRLVSLMTSGPSEVVLLSGNDAIQQWRNLMGPTKVLKSVYSHPACIRSCFGLTDTRNATHGSDSEQSVMIERQFFFGDATQ; translated from the exons ATGATAACTTTAGCAATCGTAAAACCTCACTGCCTCAAAAATCCTATCGCTTACCAAACAATACAGCAAATGCTGATAGAAAGCGGCTTAAAGGTAGTGGCAAGAAAGCGGATAAATCTCTCCCGGGATGAGGCGGAAAAGTTCTACGCGGAGCATAGGAATAAATTCTTCTTCCGACGTCTAGTATCACTTATGACCAG CGGACCGTCCGAAGTGGTATTACTGTCAGGGAATGATGCAATTCAGCAGTGGCGCAATCTGATGGGACCTACAAAGGTCCTCAAGTCGGTATATTCACACCCGGCATGCATTCGCAGTTGTTTCGGTTTAACAGACACACGAAACGCTACGCATGGATCAG ATTCGGAACAATCGGTGATGATTGAGAGACAATTCTTTTTCGGTGACGCTACCCAATAA
- the LOC1274794 gene encoding polyadenylate-binding protein 2, translating into MADDSLLNDSNLATLGSNDDEAELLIEDDYLKGSEMQIDPELEAIKARVKEMEEEAEKLKQLQSEVTKQMTLGSPTGSTPMLTAEEKAEVDNRSIYVGNVDYGATAEELEAHFHGCGAINRVTILCNKADGHPKGFAYIEFGSKEFVETALAMNETLFRGRQIKVNPKRTNRPGMCQTNRFPRGVRGRAARVSRACCYGAHRGTRRPIRGYRGRATYYAPY; encoded by the exons ATGGCTGATGATAGTTTGCTAAACGATTCGAACCTGGCTACGCTGGGAAGCAACGACGATGAAGCCGAGCTCCTGATCGAG GACGATTATCTAAAAGGTTCGGAAATGCAGATCGACCCAGAGCTAGAAGCCATCAAGGCACGGGTGAAAGAAATGGAAGAGGAGGCAGAAAAATTGAAGCAGCTGCAGTCGGAAGTCACGAAACAGATGACCTTGGGTTCGCCCACCGGCTCGACGCCCATGCTGACGGCGGAGGAAAAGGCCGAGGTGGACAATCGGTCCATTTACGTGGGAAACGTCGATTACGGTGCGACTGCCGAAGAGCTGGAAGCCCATTTCCATGGCTGTGGAGCGATTAATCGAGTTACGATTCTCTGCAACAAAGCCGACGGCCACCCGAAGGGCTTTGCGTACATTGAGTTCGGGTCGAAGGAATTTGTGGAGACAGCGCTCGCCATGAACGAAACACTATTCCGGGGCCGACAGATCAAGGTGAACCCTAAGCGCACCAACCGTCCGGGAATGTGCCAAACCAATCGGTTTCCCCGAGGCGTACGCGGACGTGCCGCCAGGGTGTCCAGGGCTTGCTGCTACGGTGCGCACCGTGGCACCAGGAGACCGAT TCGTGGTTACCGAGGCCGTGCGACGTATTATGCACCTTATTAA